TATAGCACCACGTGCATATCATTTTAGGTAAACCGCAATCGGATCCGTAATGTACCCCAAGTGATGAAAATAATCATCATCCATTTTAGCAAAATTTGAGTATTCCCAGTAGTTTCCATTACAGCTCCTCTTCCTAACCATCCATATAAACAAAATCACTGAGTCGCACCTAATGATTGCTGTGTCCCTGACTCGACTATAATAGAGTTTATATTTAAGGAACATatagttttctttcatttggcTCATTGGTGTTTGTGTGAAGAACCTACAGATCGATTATGATAAGCAGACGGAACAACTGGATCAACAAAAAGAGAAGTTGGGAGCAGCAGAGAGACAGATTGCTGACCAGAACAAACATCTCAGCAGTGCTGTCTCACAGGtaatataaaaacatgttttaattccTACATATACATTACCATGGACAAACTGGTCGTCTGAAACCTCTTTCATATATCACTTTTAGTCCTATTTGCAGCCAGTGACACTTTGCCCACTTATGCTTGGCAGTGCGGTGCTCACAAATGGCCCATCAGATTTGAGTGGCTGAGCCTGGGAGGAATTTGGTTTATATAGACTGAAAGCTCCTTTCGCCCAAACTCATAACTGTCTATTTGGAGTAAGAAGCAAAGGCAGGTAAATGGAGCACAGTAAAGGTTCCATCTGCCGCCTAAGGAGGTTTCTTTTTGCGTGTGCTCATTGGTCTCGGGGGGGTGTAAGCTGACTGGAAGTCAGTCAGGGATTTTAGAGTACATCTGGACATCTTTGTTTACCAACCTTAGTGTCAATGTTTGGCTGACAGATGATGAGGAGATGGCTCTTGCTGCTTCAGTGTTCCTTGCAGAAGAGAGCCCGCAGAGTATGCTGCTGTCAGATTAGCATGAATgattttcaagtgtttttttttttttaaataattgttgaATATGGAAGCTCATTAGCATATCCCAGCTGGagcatttcatttgtttttgaagATTTAGCATTTAGgttctcattttttgaagaaatagtTTCACACTTATGGGAAAATTATACATTAAAAGAGTAAAAACAGCCTCCTAATTACCTGGCGTCCACATATTTGGGCATCACgttttgggtcatgtaggccACAGTTTTACCTCGTTGACATGTAATCTATtctttggattggatgtctatttccATAATTGTGTGTACATTTACTACCACAGAACATACTGTGAATATGCTACATTAATCTGGGAGTGAAATATTCAGATGTGGATGACATGACCCAGTGTTAGATACAAAGATATGGACCCCAGACctcataattataattttctttACAATTATTCCTTGCAGGTTGAGTTGCTAAGGAGTGTGAAGGAGGACCTGTTAACTGCTTTGGATACCTCCAGGAGCATGGTGAAACAGGTCGAAGCGCAGATTCAGCAACTGCAAAAGCAATCAGCCAGTCTAGAGAGAGATCTAGTGGCAGAGAGGGCAATGAAAGAACAGAAAATTAAGgtaactaataaaaaaaaatgtttcttaggtaaacatttgacatttttaggaaTCATatagaattttaattttgttgcaGTACTAAGTCAAATGAGTAAAATGACTAACCATTCCAGTAGTCAGGATCATAtaatatttgactatttttaatatttaacataCCCCACTTAACACAACCCATCCAGTTAAAAATACTCACTATATTATACTCTTTGAAATAGTAACTACATATTGGAAATACAAGGTGATTCAAACAAGTGACAAGAATATTttatagaatttaaaaaaacagcactgGTAAAGATTTAATCTTCATGTGTCCCTTTTAGGATCTATCAAAGGCTAAAAAAGATTTGGTTGAGCTTCAAGCCCAGTTCACCAAGCAACAAATACAGTCTACCCAGACTGCCCAAGAATTGGAGCAGCTACGCAAGGTACAACAATTCACTAAGACACACAGCTTTTGAGACATTTCTGTCTCTGAGGAGTTCTCTAGTCAAGTGCTGTGACCATTGATGGCTGGCCTGCAGGTCCAGCAGTAGCTCTCCAGAAAAAGCAATAGCATATGTTCGCCCAcagcaaagaggaaaaaaatgtgatgcttTTCCATCAGTTCAGATGTTGACGTGACAGGTTAACATGGGGGGAGCTGGAAAGTTAGACTGTGCTTTTGAGAATTTTGTATTCTTAAATTAATTGACTGCAAGACATCatataaacacaacaaaattACATATGTGAATTACTGAACATCTGTGGCTTTCTAATTAGGAGGCACAGCAGAACTCTTTGCTTGGAATGGAGATGGCCGACTATGAACGTTTGGTCAAAGAACTCAATAGCAAAATTTCAGAAAAAGACGTGTGCGCTGAGGAGTTGAAAGGTCGAATAACTGCACTGACCGAGACGGAGGAAACACTCAAACAAGAAATTGGTAAGTGTGATGGTAGACTTCCAATCATGAGGCTCTTTTTTAATTCTGCTGTGAATGTAgtttgtccaattcatttaaaatggaaggACTGCCTATGAATTCTTCTGTTGTAATGCCATTGATGTCTATtgctatcaatggcagccaaagagttagtttgtttgtttgtgcagaAAATTTAAGGTCACAGTTGGACCAAGCAGAAGATGAAGCTTCCAACATTAGACAGCTGCTGGTGAAAACTAAGACCGAGCTGTCTGATGCCAAGCAgcaggtttgtttgttttataatgtacttttgtgtcttatttttgtgtgtgtgtgttttcattttaaGTTTTTACACAAACAGGAGAACTCCTTAGCAGTGTTGCAGGCCTCATTAAGAGGCGAACTGGAGGCCAACCAGCAGCAACTCGAAAGCACAAAAGTAACACAGCCTCGATAACATCCCTGATTCCCAAATTAGTTTGAAAAATACCAAATTAAAATATGTGTGTTTCTTGTCAGGTCGAGATGTGTGACTTGAGCGCCGAGCGCCTTCGTCTGCAAGACCAGCTCACGTCAGCATTGGACCAGCAAGAAAAGACCAGCAGATCTCTGCAGCAAAGAATTGACAGCCTGCTGCAGGAGCGAGACATTGCTAAGGTACACACTCCTTGAATCTCTTTGACCTGTTTACTATTTTATATAATACTATATACTTTGAGCCGCTAGGAAACAAAAAAGCAGTAACCAATTGCTTAAGGGAATGTTGTAATTCagtctttttcaacatttctatACAAAGTCTCTACATGTGTTTCAAAACTAACACTCCATATTGTATTGCAAAATGCAATCTTGTTAAGGCAACTGACATCCTTTTTGTTGTCTTTAGGCTGAACTTGTGGCAACTGCTGAGGAGTTTGAGAGTTATAAGGTCCGAGTACATAATGTGTTAAAGCAGCAGAAAAGCAAACTCAATGAACAGACTGAAAGTGATACTGTCAGGCTGGAAAGGTAAGATTTGAAACAGCATAAAAGCAGCAGTTATTTTGATTAGAATGATAGgctctacaaaaaataaaactgatgaCTGATTTAATTTGTGTATCTGCCAGGGAGCAGTTATTAACTCAGGTGAACCAGCTGAGTTCCAGCCTGGGAGAGAGTCAGCAGAGTTTCCAGATCTGCACTGCAGAGCTTCAGCAGCTCCAGAGTGAACACGACACTCTTTTGGAACGACACAACAAAATTTTGCAGGAAAATGTTAGTAAAGAGGCAGAGCTCCgtgagaggtaaaaaaaaataattgacccGTAGAAACCTAATgttaattactatttttttttcttttgtagttTACCACTCTTAATCTGTTTCTTCTGGATAGTAAAGCCTCATTTCACATTCCCTTTACTCTAGACTGCTGTCAGTGCAGTCACAGAATGTGGATCTGCAGTCAGAGCTGGCACAGGCTCAAGCTGACTCATCTTCCCAGATTGAGACCCAGCGACAGATGCACAGGGAGCTGTTGAGAAAGCTGCAAGATGAACACCGCGCCACAGTTGAGATGGTTCAGGTTCAGCTCACTCGTGTTGAGGCGCAGTTGTTCAACTTGCAGAATCAGAATAGTGAGTATATGGGAGACCAATTTCAAACTagtaatcaatttaaaataaatattccatATAAATACATAGTCATTATTCTGCAATATCCATATGTGGTTGCCAGGTCTTACctataattatttaattaataatcattttttttcttgcccccTAATAACTAGTTAACCCATTGCCTGCCACTGTCAACGATTTaacatccagttcatttaaactgggaggactagcTCTGAATGCTCAAAATACGGTGCTAAAAATAATTGCTGCCAGCCCCTCAGTCAAAATCAATTGGACATCTTGTGTCATCAGTGGCTGAACGAGTAAATAATTgcccaaaaatatattattagacTTGACAACAGACCAAAAAGAGCAACATCTGCAGAAGGAAATAATAGTGGTCCCTAGGAAACCAAAGTTTCATGTTTTCCATCTCGTTAATTCTGTGAGAAAAATGATGCAAGATAGAAGTGAGGATGGCAAGTCAGGAGTGTTTATCAGCTGGAAGCTCATTCATCACTTCCCACACAGCTGCCGAGTGGaatcaaaacagaaaatacacacatatcCAGCAAGGGCTTGGAAATGTAAGGTGTTGGTGAGTGTTCCACTGCGACCCCGCCTTTCAGTGTGGCGAGCAACTCCACTGCCATCTGGACAAGACACATCATTAGTGACTCACACAGGCGTGCCAGACTGAATATGGGTCCAATGTTAGACCTTATGAAAGTCATAtttcagtcagacagtttgaATTTTATGATTGCTAAATGCTTGATGTGTTTGTTTTACTGGTTGAGAATGGGATTACTTCATGAAGAGGTTATGGAAGTTCATTGAAGCTCTGCCTCATCTTAACTCTGTCCTTTTAAGGTTCGGTGTTGGTCCAGTCAAGCAGAAAGTCCACAGATGCTCAGCGCAAAACTGTAGACCAGAACCAGGTAGTGGTCCCAAATGAGCCTCAGTCGATGGCTAGGGAGGAGTGTGAAGGCATGGAGACCGTAGAGAATGAAAGCACCTCTCCTGCATCACTACTCTCTCTGGAGCACCTTCTCACGTCACCGGACCCAAAGCAAGGTGGGTTCTAACCACAACGCTAACATTTCTTCATAATTGCATTGTGGACTTTTAGAGCATTCCTCAGGAAAATTCATAGGAGAGAATGCCACTGATGGGCCACATTGggtattttggtgaaaaaataaatatgaatgctAAGTTGACAGAAATTTGAAGCTGATTGTTACTGTTTTTATAGTATTAGTGTTTCAATACACCATTTGTTAACAAAACAAACGTTACAAAAGTCTCAAATAGTTGTAACAAACAACTGACAGTGAGGCAAGAGAAGCTTGGCGTCTCACCAGGTTAGTAAAGCATTATGAGGAACCATGAGCATTATTTACTTGCAGAAAGAAACACTAAAGAATACTTGGAACTTCAAGGCCTtgcaaaaaatcatttaaaatctctTAACTTACTAATAGAAACATTTGGTCTACTgagtagtattattattattattaaatatgtccTTTTTTGTACTCCAGAGCCATTTGAGTGGACTGTGGAGCCCACTAAAGATGAGCTCATTCTCAAACTGAACACAGCTACACGCAGTCTTGAGCACATGAACAGCCTGCTGCATGAAACCGAGGCTACCAATGCTGTTCTCATGGAGCAGATTAATGTAAGTACAACAATTAAGTGCTATTCTAAGTAGGGGTCTCAATAATTTAATCTTTTCACTTTTGAGTGTAAATGAGAAGTTGCATCAACACCAGCCACACCCACTTTAttcactaaaaacaaaaacttctCATTTTTTGACTCGATGTTAAAACTACAAACACACACTAGATTGACCTGCATGTATAAACATCTCAtgccatttgattttttttaaattatatcaaAACATACATTAATTTGGATCAATCTTGGATCAACATCTTAAACTGACAAAGAAATTGCTTCCATTTCCTATTTAAGAAAAGGCATGAAATCCCATTTATTTATaatcttttaatcatttcaacacATTCGGTGCGATTTTTACAACAATTGGCACTTGCGTAGCCAGAAGTCATTCTATAGAGGTCGGTATGCACCTACAGTCACATCAAAAATTTTAGTGTTCTTAATAGTCCCTTCTTTATCCAGTAGAAAGTAGAACTTGTGCCCCTTGATTTTGAGGGGGATGAACGAGGGGGACTCTTGTCTATGAGCGTGACAAGCAACCTGGGTCAATGGGGCATTTATTTTCCAGCCTCGCCCCTTTCCTAGTGGTGACTGTGTGGTCACTGTCACCATCCTTCCCCCTTGATGTAGAACCACCTGAGAGACAGACCGCCGACAGAACAGAATTCCCAATCCCAGTATACCAGCTCCTATTGTCCCACATCCCAGCGTAAAGCCATATCTCCAGATGTTGGATCCCAGGTTCATTTCAAAACTCCACATTCCAGCCAAGGCGGTGCTGGTGGGGGCTTTTGTTTTCCCAGAATCCCGGGCTTTAGCCCCTGTGTCTCTAAGGCCGGTGTAGGCAAAGTGGGCCAGGTACGTCCAGAAAACCAATTGGCCCCCGCAGAAGACAGACAGAAGGCGGAAAAAGGCTGTCCTGTCGTGGTAGAACAGCGTGATGTCCCTGGACAGCTGAGTGGAAGTACAGAGGCCGCGGTGGGCGACTATACGATGCCCTGATCCGGCAAAATATACATGGGTAGGACGGAATAACATGTCGCTCAGGGATAACTTTGACCGCAGCAACGCCCCCCTTTGCTGAATAGCCATCGGCCGGAGCTGACATAGTGCCCCGCAAATTCGGAGTAAACTCATTTTTTAAGGTAGTAGGCGTGATCTATCAAAAAAGTAAAGCGAATAGGCAATGAATTATGCAGAAAGTTGCCACGATTTTATGAGCTGTGTCAAAGATTCCTCCAATATTTAAGGCGCTGCCATTTTTCTGGTGATGTCATGTGGAACTACGGAAAGCGCAGTTAATCAAATTTcttaaattatttcttttacatTATTGCTGCGCTTTATAATCCCTTGAATTCTTCGTTAGTTtttgaaaacaatacaaatgacTGACATTGACATTACAAGTACATATATTACTATGCACATCATCACcctcttaaaatacattttttctgctttttcagGAAACACAAATAACTGAACCGTTCATGATATTTACAAACAATATTAATCAGAAGGGCACAATCTTTTTAATTGGGGATCTTGGTAATTTTACCAGAGGTGGCCAGCAACAAGAACAGCTgattttgcccccccccccttcaatATATAATATCAATATACATCAATATTTTCTGAAAAATAACAAATCATTGACACGATGTATGATTCCTTTGTTTCATTtgcttgtaatatttttttctctaacattGTATTCAAACCCTCCCCCAACAGTTATCCATGTCGAGAGTTTGAATACAAATAGATGTCACTGAAATAATACATATTTCTGATATCTTTTAATTTTGTAGCTGCTGAAGAGTGAAGTACGCCGATTGGAGCGTAACCAGGAACGAGAGAAAAGTGTTGCCAACCTGGAGTATCTAAAGAACGTTTTGCTGCAGTTCATATTCCTTCGGCCAGGCAGCGAGAGGCAGGCACTAGTTCCCGTCATTCAGACCTTATTACAGCTCAGCCCAGAGGAGAAAAGCAAACTGGCTGCCATTGCACAAGGTAAAacacaatgtgtattttttcactgTCATTTGGTAATAATACAGAGACTAATTAATTAAAACTCTCTGCTCTGTCTTGTTCAGGTGAGGAGGAAGCCTCTGGGAGTCAGGGCTCAGGCTGGGGATCTTATCTCCACAGCTGGTCAGGGATCAGGTAAACTTATAGCAGAGGTCGGGAAAGGGCACATGATTTAACTCATTAATTTGTATGGTTAGATTTAAAAGAACCAAGGAATTTACGATGACAAACATGTTGAAGGCCACGTAAATCGAAATGTTTCTCACTATTGTTTAGAAGGCAAAGTAAAACAATTTTCAAATTGGTATATAGTGTACTGATTTTACAGTGAGATTAAGACtggtgatttatttattaatctaTTCCTACCACAGCTAAAGTCTCTTCCAGAAGGTGGAGCTCATGATGCATTATAAAACTTGAATCTATCTGAAGAATGCACATCTTTTGTCATCTTTCATTTGAGGTTAGAAGGGACCATTtcagtcatttatactcttcagcCTATTGCGAGTTGCTTCTGGGCCTCACCATTGTACCTTAActaaatgtgttgttttatcCATTGAACATTTGTTTCATTCCATATGCGTATTGagcactttttttcctgaaaaactaGGAATTACTTAATGGTCTTGTGGCATTATGTTTTCTAATCAACGGAAAAGGCTTTCTGGAACGAAATGCCTATCAGAAACTACTGGGTAATGTGATTTTTGAAGGCTTATATTTCTCTAGAACAACACCTGTAAGTGTGTGATTTTGTTCTTGTTGTGTTGATTGTTTCatgataattttatttatttttcgtcTAATCTATTTTTGTTTGTCCTAATTTGCTACTATATTATAATCGAAGTATACAAAATGTGATTGGGATCactttattttctgatttttgtgGCAGCTGATTGTGATTCCTTCCGGATGCATTGTAAAATAAAGAACAATCACTGACattcccagtttttttttcatttaagctTAATTCTTTCAGTGTGGTGTGGCCATTTTCATCCTTCTgtgaatttatttgaactggagTGGCTGGCAGTAAATGTTGAAActgcacttttctttttttccttttcatttatgGGATTAAATATCTGATTCTAAAAGGAGGTTCTTTCCATGAGTAACAGTATGTTGCTGTCAGAACATCTCTTCCCTCCCATAGCCAGGAAGGAGGTGGGGTTATAAAAATCTCCTTTTATGGAAATAAATGTGCTTCTACTATAATGATGCATGCACTGGTGAAAACAACAGATTGCTTCTGTATGCTCAAGGAAAGACATGCTTGACTCTTATCTTCTGTTTATGAAGCCATATCTCCATAGCAAATTATTATCCATATTTGCAAATTATTACATGGgaaaacgattaaaaaaatacagattttttccccgttgattaaaaaaactactttgaGCAAATCAGATCCCATACGTTTTGCTAAAATTAAGACACGAgagtacatgaaaaaaaattgacgggTGGGTCGACTCAGTAGAAATATGTAATGCAGCGGTGGAAGTCACCAAAATCATCGTCTTGCAGAGTCAGACTCATCTTCAATAAGAGTTATTTTTTGTAAAGTAAAAGCATAAATAAGCGgcacaaaaacatttcagtattcaaaatattgatacaaatgatttttctcaaaccatttgaatttaattcattagTGCAATAGTGTTATATACagtttataaatatttatttcattttctaagGCATTGTGGAATTATTGTGAAAGTCCAGAGCGGATGTTATAGGCACAGTTCGTGTATCGCTTGAATACTGAAGACCTGCTTCGAGGAGGCCTCTTCTCGCCATCGTTGAGCGGAGACCGCCGATCGCTGCTTGCGTTCCATCCGAGTCCTTCAACATCTGTCAACCCCAGCGCAGAAAGAACAATTCCGTTACCGGAGACAGCCCAAAGATGCTTGCTGTCACCGAAATGACAAACGGGTAAGTCAAAAGATCCGTTGTATCTCCCGAGGATGACGTTTTCTTACAAAGTTGGGaagttgacagttttttttccgccAAAGTTTGAGAAAGGAAAAGTCGGAGAACAGAAAGGCGTTGTTTTCATCTCCCACATAGcggaatacatttaaatgtaccTAAGATGAACTAGGTTAATGATCATAAGATTTTCCTATCGTCGACCAAACATTCCACGGTGCATCTTTTACTCAATACGTATAGTATAGTCAATCTGTCCATCGCTACTCGGTATGCTCGTTAGCACCCCCTACTGTGCACTTGTTAGAAATACGTGATGCGAATTGCCTATTAGTAATAATATTGTAAAGTGTCAACTTGGTGcgctttttaaatttaactgtACTACACTCATTGAAAGCAATTTAAGGCATTACACCTTTAAGCCATTTGGAATGTATGAATTATATGAAATTGGACGTCAGTGGTCGTCAAAGGCAAGCATTGAGACCGTTGAGTCAAGCGATATAACTGCAGTTATTCTCttgaaaatgtgtatttgttgtttttcttctttttttaataaagtaaaACCATAAAAGTAATGttcttttatctatttttatctATTACTTTAGAGCGATATTAGAGGTATGtctatatttgttttcaaatattttattcatttataattgcatattcataaataatacataataaaattaattgaataattattaagtctgtttttttgcattatgttGCATATTTAGGCGTTCTCTCAAGCCCATGAACAATAactgagaaatattttttttattattgtcttCTGTCTACGAAGGCAATTGTAAAACGGATGTTTTATGTGATTCGCAGATCAGCATGTTCTTCACCAAAAATGTCTACACAGGCTTCCTAAAATTACTAACTGCCCTCTTTACCATTTCCTGTCGGCCTACTGCTCCCATAGCAATATGGTGTCATTCCCCCAACCACGCCCCCACTCCGCACTACTCTCTTTATGGTGATAGTCTGGCATGAATCTTACACTTGCATTACACTTTGTTGATACAACTTGAGCTCGTTCCAATCTCCGTGTTGAACCTGACCTTGTTTGGAAGAGCTCTGATCTTGTGAGGTGAAGTCACAGATAAATCATTAATTTGTTATTGTCAATGAGCATTTCTTTAGAGCTTTTCTGTTCCAGttgatttaatattttgtgTCTGCAATAATGCCTCATCTTCCTTTTCATACTGTATCGATTTCAGTCAGCTCCTCACTAGAGTTGTCCCAGATCCCATCACAGTATTTTCAGAGGTATGgctgtataagtcgcactcgagtataaattgcatttttggggtatgtatttttaattaatcaGGAACTGAGAACACACATTATAGATTAAGGTAATAATAAAATAGGGAACAACAGAAAAATAATGCACAGGCACGCACAGCCAAACtttaagtgcgacttatagtccagaaaataccttAATTTATTTGCGACATTTTATTTCCTGCACAAcagctttgcaattttttttccgttAACAGTACTCTTAAATAGCTTTAATTTTGCAAAGCTTTGTCcctattaggaaaaaaaagtttgtgctATTTTCCTGGCATTCAGTTTCAGTAGATCCGAAAAATCGGGTGGTTCTGACTAGCCACGTGCAATTTTACGCTATGAGAGCATCCTCACTCTTCACACCTTTCAACACAACAAACAGTCTTATATTACCCTCCTCATCGCACCTTCTCTAGAGTCTTCCTTTCACAGCTGTTTTCTAATGCCTTTTCTCACCAAGACATGTTGGCACATAACAACCAATAGACATACACACATTGACACCCACCcccaacacacatacacacacccaggAAGTGATGTGGCCATGAGATAGTAGTAGTGTTTTCAGTGACAGCAAAAGGAACTTTTGCAACACCAAAATGATCCTCATTCTCATCAGACACATCACATTGGTAAGCTGCATATTGCATGTCTAATGTGTTGTTATgctattaaattaaatgtattcttGCATATTTTTCCGAAAGAAGTCAAATATAGCAGTTACTgtcataatattttaaaaaaatattgcattgtaTTGGATTATAGTCACTCTTTTTGTGAAGTACTTAGTGAACTTCCTCTTACATACCATTGCAAGAGTTGATTTTGACAAGATGCTCTGTGTGCTTTTCCCTCTATGCAAATTGAAAgacttttttggaaaaaaatgggtttttattTCTGATTGGAAATTCAGACTGATTGCTGGGTTTGTTGTATTTTGGTACCGTTTTGCTGGTGCCAAAAAACAGCTtatgctgacatttttttgcaggataGAAGCTGTTTTACCACTTTTGTCCACTTAATGGCAGTGAAGTCATTGAGAATTATCCACTCAGCTTGTTCatcaaaatgagataaaataacTGTAATGACCTATCTTTATTTGCTTTGGCACATGATTAATTGTAAATTTAAAAGACACAATTTAAGTGTTTGAGTAGTTGTGCCAAAAGGTAAGAATAttctcatttttaaatcaactctGCTACATCTGATGTTATATGGCAtatgtagtttttatttttttactttttaaatagaatagaATGTTTATTAT
Above is a window of Stigmatopora nigra isolate UIUO_SnigA chromosome 11, RoL_Snig_1.1, whole genome shotgun sequence DNA encoding:
- the tmem223 gene encoding transmembrane protein 223 gives rise to the protein MSLLRICGALCQLRPMAIQQRGALLRSKLSLSDMLFRPTHVYFAGSGHRIVAHRGLCTSTQLSRDITLFYHDRTAFFRLLSVFCGGQLVFWTYLAHFAYTGLRDTGAKARDSGKTKAPTSTALAGMWSFEMNLGSNIWRYGFTLGCGTIGAGILGLGILFCRRSVSQVVLHQGGRMVTVTTQSPLGKGRGWKINAPLTQVACHAHRQESPSFIPLKIKGHKFYFLLDKEGTIKNTKIFDVTVGAYRPL